In Macaca fascicularis isolate 582-1 chromosome X, T2T-MFA8v1.1, one DNA window encodes the following:
- the LOC123571271 gene encoding uncharacterized protein: MKKDILAHMEALTTKASDTDPATAAVPSEVAPPVQTPLEDAPPIISQGVNGQKSMGEKENDEMEEMSHSTLCPSTVPGSSGPNVALVHTVLERASSAANDGGNVRKKNSHKGRNRKESKVVYLSWPRTLQPRASSAAPVLSQTYVMGALPVADVNVNAGQESREQRRNNKEKTVLLQPWKTPAGTLLPAASPVQSSLEGASLAANGEIKRGQKSRHQGRHEKNKKIVASPWPLRVQAWASFTVPAQVQTIFAEAIPVANDGVSVGHKSKDETDKMSTPTLCQSAQDGVPCSATALEGTFPAANSGGKVGKKRRHKRRNRKNKSVLAHPWPLTVQVWASPTVADPVQTFFQRESPAEGSRVNVGQKIWRIHLANSEEETKAVLPWYVRAQVGAPFSATAPLQTSFERAPFLGDIYSKLNKFTRVPKRGDEKQMQNSVGQTLKFYQGWRNSERYPENQNFWKCTVMKFARQVDCCYGELCTRERMEALTLVNAHTHISSSVMGMQRREKEMVECLDGDMGKFLRHRREKKGN, from the coding sequence atgaaaaaggaCATTTTAGCTCATATGGAGGCTCTGACCACCAAGGCAAGTGACACAGATCCAGCCACAGCAGCAGTACCCTCAGAGGTGGCACCTCCAGTTCAGACTCCACTTGAAGATGCTCCGCCCATCATCAGTCAAGGGGTAAATGGGCAGAAAAGCATGggtgaaaaagagaatgatgAGATGGAAGAAATGTCTCATTCTACTTTGTGTCCAAGTACAGTGCCTGGTTCCTCAGGCCCAAATGTGGCTCTGGTTCACACAGTATTGGAGAGGGCGTCCTCTGCTGCTAATGATGGGGgaaatgtaaggaaaaaaaatagccataaaGGGAGGAATAGAAAGGAAAGTAAGGTTGTGTATCTTTCTTGGCCTCGGACGCTACAGCCTCGGGCATCTTCTGCAGCCCCAGTTCTGAGTCAGACTTATGTTATGGGGGCTTTGCCAGTTGCCGATGTCAATGTCAATGCAGGGCAAGAAAGCAGGGAGCAAAGAAGGAATAATAAGGAGAAGACAGTTCTCTTGCAGCCTTGGAAGACACCGGCTGGCACCCTGCTGCCAGCAGCAAGTCCAGTTCAGTCCTCTCTTGAGGGGGCCTCTCTGGCAGCAAATGGGGAGATTAAAAGAGGGCAGAAAAGCCGCCATCAAGGGAgacatgaaaagaacaaaaagattgTGGCTAGTCCTTGGCCTCTGAGAGTACAGGCTTGGGCATCTTTCACAGTCCCAGCTCAGGTACAGACCATTTTTGCAGAGGCTATTCCAGTTGCTAATGATGGGGTCAGTGTGGGGCACAAAAGCAAGGATGAGACAGATAAAATGTCAACTCCTACTTTGTGTCAGAGTGCACAGGATGGTGTCCCATGCTCAGCTACAGCTCTGGAGGGGACGTTCCCTGCTGCTAACAGTGGGGGAAAggtagggaagaaaagaagacataaaaggaGGAATAGAAAGAACAAAAGTGTTCTGGCTCATCCCTGGCCCCTGACAGTACAAGTTTGGGCATCACCCACAGTAGCAGATCCAGTCCAGACTTTTTTTCAGAGAGAGTCTCCTGCTGAAGGTTCAAGGGTGAATGTGGGGCAGAAAATTTGGAGAATTCACCTGGCGAACAGtgaggaagaaacaaaggctGTTCTTCCTTGGTATGTGAGGGCACAGGTTGGTGCCCCTTTCTCAGCAACAGCTCCTTTGCAGACTTCATTTGAGAGGGCTCCATTTCTGGGAGACATATATTCCAAGCTGAACAAATTCACAAGGGTGCCTAAGAGGGGAGATGAGAAACAAATGCAGAACAGCGTAGGGCAGACTCTGAAATTCTATCAGGGTTGGAGAAATTCAGAGAGATACCCAGAGAATCAAAACTTCTGGAAATGTACTGTGATGAAATTTGCTAGGCAAGTCGACTGTTGTTATGGGGAGCTCTGCACACGAGAGAGGATGGAGGCTTTGACTTTGGTAAATGCCCATACCCACATCAGTAGTTCAGTGATGGGAATGCAGcgaagagagaaggaaatggtTGAATGTCTGGATGGGGACATGGGAAAGTTTTTAAGgcacagaagagaaaagaaagggaattaa